The genomic stretch ATTCAAACCTAGCTCGTAAACAAATGGCTAGAACACTTCCTCCCTATTGGGATGTAGACGTTAGCTTTGCATCTAACGGAGCCGAAGGCATTGATTTAATCAAAGCAGGTAAAGGTAGCATCGTATTTCTCGATCTGAATATGCCAGTAATGGACGGCTACCAAGTTTTAGAGACCATTCAAAAAGAGCAATTAAATGCACTAGTTATTGTTGTTTCTGGTGATATCCAAGCAGAAGCTCACCAACGGGTTACCGCATTAGGCGCACTGGCATTTATCAAAAAGCCGGTAACAAGTAAGCAAATCGAAACTATCCTGATCAATTACGGCATCGTTGATAAAGATGAGTTCTCTCGGGCGGAAGTACAATTAATAGCCCAACAAAAAGCAGAAAAGAGACAACAAGATTTAATCAAATCGATTCCAGATACCTTGCCGTCATTAAGCAAAGAGCTCGAACTACAACCTGAATTTCGTGATGCATTACAGGAAGTGGCTAATGTAGCAATGGGACAAGCTGCCGATTTATTAGCACGTTTACTCGATGTATTCGTGTTATTACCTGTACCGAACGTAAATGTTTTAGAAGCCAGTGAATTAACCATGGCGT from Moritella sp. F3 encodes the following:
- a CDS encoding response regulator produces the protein MSVSVLICDDSNLARKQMARTLPPYWDVDVSFASNGAEGIDLIKAGKGSIVFLDLNMPVMDGYQVLETIQKEQLNALVIVVSGDIQAEAHQRVTALGALAFIKKPVTSKQIETILINYGIVDKDEFSRAEVQLIAQQKAEKRQQDLIKSIPDTLPSLSKELELQPEFRDALQEVANVAMGQAADLLARLLDVFVLLPVPNVNVLEASELTMALSAASEQASISTVCQGFICSGISGEALLLFHDSSFDDMAKLMGIDNQDSNFQEKEILMDTANILIGAFLQGFSQQLNVSFSQGHPSVLGQHSTVQEMINANNFRKQKTVAIEINYQIEHHNVQCDLLMLFTERSLPSLLNSLSYLID